Proteins from one Nicotiana tabacum cultivar K326 chromosome 23, ASM71507v2, whole genome shotgun sequence genomic window:
- the LOC107799188 gene encoding uncharacterized protein LOC107799188 has product MATMAVSLFMAANSIVKLNFPIVVKNVPIESFRVFLKPVRCLPVQQQAESGILCEPCGGTGWLLCDFCKGQKTNVKSETNKIYRRCPSCRAVGYILCSKCKVFKCVTFPNYEDGEVLSF; this is encoded by the exons ATGGCTACAATGGCTGTTTCCTTGTTCATGGCTGCTAACAGCATTGTGAAGTTAAACTTCCCAATTGTTGTAAAGAATGTGCCTATTGAATCCTTTCGTGTTTTCTTGAAGCCTGTGCGTTGTCTTCCTGTACAGCAACAG GCTGAGTCTGGAATCTTGTGCGAGCCTTGTGGTGGCACTGGATGGTTACTTTGTGATTTTTGTAAAGGGCAAAAGACCAATGTGAAATCTGAGACTAACAAAATTTACCGTCGATGTCCATCATGTAGAGCT GTGGGATACATATTGTGCTCAAaatgcaaagttttcaaatgcGTTACTTTCCCAAATTATGAAGATGGTGAAGTCCTCAGCTTTTGA
- the LOC107799187 gene encoding mitochondrial import inner membrane translocase subunit PAM16 like 2 isoform X1 — MGDFLRDFNPKESLPNSALERIVNHKKYVSAWLIHVPLLPQGMKWDASKNGVAQEAVQNIKRASKTMTEGEARQILGVTENSSWEEIVQKYDNLFERNAKNGSFYLQSKIHRAKECLEAVYQPKEPEKK; from the exons ATGGGTGATTTTCTTAGGGATTTTAATCCAAAGGAATCACTACCAAATTCTGCATTAGAAAGAATTGTTAATCATAAAAAGTATGTTTCGGCATGGTTGATTCATGTCCCGCTCCTACCTCAAGGAATGAAATGGG ATGCCTCGAAAAATGGTGTTGCTCAAGAAGCAGTGCAGAATATTAAAAGAGCTAGTAAAACCATGACGGAGGGAGAGGCAAGGCAGATTCTTGGCGTCACTGAGAATTCATCATGGGAAGAAATTGTGCAG AAGTATGACAACTTGTTTGAGCGAAATGCTAAAAATGGGAGTTTTTACCTTCAGTCAAAGATTCACAGAGCTAAAGAGTGTTTAGAAGCAGTTTACCAACCTAAAGAACCAGAAAAAAAATAA
- the LOC107799187 gene encoding mitochondrial import inner membrane translocase subunit PAM16 like 1 isoform X2 produces MLFLRQAAKILANLIVMGSSILARAFVQAYRQALANASKNGVAQEAVQNIKRASKTMTEGEARQILGVTENSSWEEIVQKYDNLFERNAKNGSFYLQSKIHRAKECLEAVYQPKEPEKK; encoded by the exons ATGTTGTTCTTGAGGCAGGCTGCAAAAATTCTTGCTAATTTAATTGTAATGGGCTCTTCTATATTGGCAAGGGCTTTTGTTCAAGCATATCGTCAGGCATTAGCCA ATGCCTCGAAAAATGGTGTTGCTCAAGAAGCAGTGCAGAATATTAAAAGAGCTAGTAAAACCATGACGGAGGGAGAGGCAAGGCAGATTCTTGGCGTCACTGAGAATTCATCATGGGAAGAAATTGTGCAG AAGTATGACAACTTGTTTGAGCGAAATGCTAAAAATGGGAGTTTTTACCTTCAGTCAAAGATTCACAGAGCTAAAGAGTGTTTAGAAGCAGTTTACCAACCTAAAGAACCAGAAAAAAAATAA
- the LOC107799187 gene encoding mitochondrial import inner membrane translocase subunit PAM16 like 2 isoform X3: protein MAAKILANLIVMGSSILARAFVQAYRQALANASKNGVAQEAVQNIKRASKTMTEGEARQILGVTENSSWEEIVQKYDNLFERNAKNGSFYLQSKIHRAKECLEAVYQPKEPEKK from the exons ATG GCTGCAAAAATTCTTGCTAATTTAATTGTAATGGGCTCTTCTATATTGGCAAGGGCTTTTGTTCAAGCATATCGTCAGGCATTAGCCA ATGCCTCGAAAAATGGTGTTGCTCAAGAAGCAGTGCAGAATATTAAAAGAGCTAGTAAAACCATGACGGAGGGAGAGGCAAGGCAGATTCTTGGCGTCACTGAGAATTCATCATGGGAAGAAATTGTGCAG AAGTATGACAACTTGTTTGAGCGAAATGCTAAAAATGGGAGTTTTTACCTTCAGTCAAAGATTCACAGAGCTAAAGAGTGTTTAGAAGCAGTTTACCAACCTAAAGAACCAGAAAAAAAATAA